One region of Cydia fagiglandana chromosome 15, ilCydFagi1.1, whole genome shotgun sequence genomic DNA includes:
- the LOC134671617 gene encoding uncharacterized protein LOC134671617 has translation MVSFDVESLFTNVPVKECLEVVRRKLSDEGISESVMVLLRNCLEGSYFLYCGKHYLQIDGVAMGSPVAPVLANIWMEHIEASINLQPWAVKLWKRYVDDVFCIMKGGKQEVEQLLRYLNSIHPKTKFTYELESQRSLPFLDVKVIGRVDGTLTHTVYRKPTHTDRYLNALSHHHPRHLQSVVTSLVNRAHDLCDPEYLESEMSHIQEVLRRNGYKRVPYETVICGVEEAITRNKVPSCDAEELRQDVAVILRKAKLPKSNTTAEERSALRDLKENEDILVLKADKGNATVVMNSTDYDSKIRHLLDDSLVYKPVSYNPTARVSRRIRAVIKDNRELFEEDVFDRLYKPKIVLPPKLYGLPKVHKRNVPLRPIVSQISSPTYDLAKHVASVLQPLVGSTSSFVKDSRHFIDILKGITLEPDEVMVSFDVESLFTNVPVKECLEVVRRKLSDEGISESVMVLLRNCLEGSYFLYCGKHYLQIDGVAMGSPVAPVLANIWMEHIEASINLQPWAVKLWKRYVDDVFCIMKGGKQEVEQLLRYLNSIHPKTKFTYELESQRSLPFLDVNVIGRVDGTLTHTVYRKPTHTDRYLNALSHHHPRHLQSVVTSLVNRAHDLCDPEYLESEMSHIQEVLRRNGYKRSDGVSTELRNAAAGGTGKKGHLTEGHGTR, from the exons ATGGTGAGCTTTGACGTTGAGTCGCTCTTCACCAATGTTCCCGTTAAAGAATGTCTAGAAGTAGTCAGAAGGAAACTGAGCGATGAGGGTATATCGGAGTCAGTAATGGTGTTGCTGAGGAACTGCTTGGAAGGAAGCTACTTTTTGTATTGTGGAAAGCATTACCTCCAGATTGATGGGGTAGCCATGGGTAGCCCTGTAGCACCGGTTTTGGCAAATATCTGGATGGAGCATATCGAAGCCAGTATAAACTTGCAGCCTTGGGCGGTGAAGTTGTGGAAGCGCTATGTGGATGATGTTTTCTGTATTATGAAGGGTGGGAAGCAGGAGGTGGAGCAACTACTCCGATATCTAAATTCAATTCATCCGAAGACGAAGTTCACGTATGAATTGGAATCACAGCGCAGTTTGCCGTTTTTGGACGTGAAAGTGATTGGTCGAGTGGACGGAACCCTAACTCATACTGTTTATAGGAAACCTACACACACTGACAGGTATTTGAacgccctttctcaccaccatcCTCGTCACTTACAATCGGTGGTTACCTCGCTAGTAAACAGAGCACATGATCTGTGTGACCCTGAATATTTAGAGAGCGAGATGTCGCATATTCAGGAGGTACTAAGGAGGAACGGGTACaag AGGGTTCCGTATGAGACTGTGATCTGTGGTGTTGAGGAGGCTATAACGCGTAACAAGGTGCCGTCGTGCGACGCGGAAGAGTTAAGACAGGATGTTGCCGTTATTCTAAGGAAAGCCAAACTTCCAAAGAGTAATACCACTGCGGAGGAGCGATCAGCCCTTAGGGATCTAAAGGAAAATGAGGACATCCTGGTTCTTAAGGCTGACAAGGGAAACGCCACTGTAGTGATGAACTCAACGGATTATGACAGCAAAATACGGCACTTACTGGATGACAGTCTCGTATACAAGCCTGTTTCGTACAACCCTACAGCTAGGGTCTCTCGTCGCATTAGGGCTGTCATCAAAGACAACAGGGAGTTGTTCGAAGAAGACGTGTTCGATCGGTTGTACAAACCCAAGATCGTACTGCCACCTAAACTGTACGGATTGCCAAAAGTACATAAAAGGAATGTGCCTTTGCGGCCTATCGTGAGTCAAATCTCTTCTCCCACTTACGATCTTGCAAAGCATGTTGCGTCGGTGTTGCAGCCGCTTGTGGGTAGTACGTCGTCTTTTGTGAAGGACTCTCGTCACTTTATAGATATTCTCAAGGGAATAACGCTGGAACCAGATGAGGTAATGGTGAGCTTTGACGTTGAGTCGCTCTTCACCAATGTTCCCGTTAAAGAATGTCTAGAAGTAGTCAGAAGGAAACTGAGCGATGAGGGTATATCGGAGTCAGTAATGGTGTTGCTGAGGAACTGCTTGGAAGGAAGCTACTTTTTGTATTGTGGAAAGCATTACCTCCAGATTGATGGGGTAGCCATGGGTAGCCCTGTAGCACCGGTTTTGGCAAATATCTGGATGGAGCATATCGAAGCCAGTATAAACTTGCAGCCTTGGGCGGTGAAGTTGTGGAAGCGCTATGTGGATGATGTTTTCTGTATTATGAAGGGTGGGAAGCAGGAGGTGGAGCAACTACTCCGATATCTAAATTCAATTCATCCGAAGACGAAGTTCACGTATGAATTGGAATCACAGCGCAGTTTGCCGTTTTTGGACGTGAACGTGATTGGTCGAGTGGACGGAACCCTAACTCATACTGTTTATAGGAAACCTACACACACTGACAGGTATTTGAacgccctttctcaccaccatcCTCGTCACTTACAATCGGTGGTTACCTCGCTAGTAAACAGAGCACATGATCTGTGTGACCCTGAATATTTAGAGAGCGAGATGTCGCATATTCAGGAGGTACTAAGGAGGAACGGGTACaag AGAAGTGATGGTGTGAGCACGGAGTTGAGGAATGCAGCTGCGGGAGGCACGGGCAAGAAGGGACACTTAACAGAGGGACACGGAACACGCTAG
- the LOC134671618 gene encoding inhibin beta chain codes for MVTKFLQALVTSCAEQFPLISSGFDQVFEDPILAGDILNGQRLIEFRLGQEERDGDSLSVASAELLVLAEAGPRAQYTLWAFTVSGNGSVGELAGVTRLKGGWQRLDVTAAARRWAAKGAHQPLRLLLDCTGGCTGRVRLRLGGGQAARPLLRLRLSPPPPRRRRALDCDANSHGRCCRQTYYVSFRALGWDDWIVAPEGYYANYCRGACAPFLNYHSQVVEAARLERAACCAPVRFSALSLIYFGADSNIVKRDLPEMVVEECDCP; via the exons atggttacca AATTTTTGCAAGCACTGGTAACCAGTTGTGCTGAGCAGTTCCCACTAATCAGTTCAGGCTTTGACCAAGTTTTCGAAGACCCTATTCTTGCAGGTGACATCCTAAACGGCCAGCGGCTGATCGAGTTCCGCCTGGGCCAGGAGGAGCGAGACGGCGACAGTCTCTCTGTCGCGTCCGCCGAGCTGCTGGTGCTGGCTGAAGCCGGCCCGCGGGCTCAGTACACGCTGTGGGCGTTCACCGTGAGCGGGAACGGCAGCGTGGGCGAGCTGGCGGGCGTCACGCGGCTCAAGGGCGGCTGGCAGCGGCTGGATGTCACGGCGGCTGCGAGGCGCTGGGCGGCGAAGGGCGCGCACCAGCCGCTCAGGCTACTGCTTGACTGCACTGG TGGGTGCACGGGCCGCGTGCGGCTGCGGCTGGGCGGCGGTCAGGCAGCGCGGCCGTTGCTCCGCCTCCGCctgtcgccgccgccgccgcgccgccgccgagcGCTCGACTGCGACGCCAACTCGCACGGCCGCTGCTGCCGGCAGACATACTACGTGAGCTTCCGAGCGCTCGGCTGGGACGACTGGATAGTCGCGCCGGAGGGCTACTACGCGAACTATTGCCGCGGTGCTTGTGCACCCTTCCTTAATTACCACTCGCAG GTGGTGGAGGCGGCGCGGCTGGAGCGCGCAGCGTGCTGCGCGCCGGTGCGCTTCTCCGCGCTGTCGCTCATCTACTTCGGCGCCGACTCCAACATCGTCAAGCGCGACCTCCCCGAGATGGTCGTGGAGGAGTGCGACTGCCCGTAG